The Psychrobacter sp. P11G3 genomic interval GAACAGCTGGCAGCGACCAAACAGTTACTTACCAATTATGATATCAATGTCACTATGACCGTACTCGATGTATCAGATAATACAGCGGTGGAAGTATGGGCTGATAGTGTTATGAGCGATCATGGCAAAGTAAACTTTATCTTTAATAATGCAGGTGTCGCACTCTACTCTACCGTCGAAGGCAGTAGTATTAGTGAGCTTGAATGGGTAATGAACATTAATTTTTGGGGTGTGGTTTACGGTACTAAGGCGTTTTTACCGTTAATCAAAAACAGCGTTAAACAAAGCCAATTTGGCGAGCATGGACATATTATCAATATCTCAAGTCTGTTTGGTTTGACCGCTCAGCCATCACAGTCAGCCTACAACTCTAGCAAATTTGCCGTACGCGGCTTCACAGAGAGCTTACGCCAAGAGCTAAACATTCAGAACTGCGGGGTATCAGCGACTTGTATCCATCCAGGTGGTATCAAAACCAATATTGCCAACAGCGCGCGCGGTAATGAGAGCATCCATGATATTGGCATGAGCACTGGGCCCAAAGCCATCAGAAGTTTTAATAAGTTTCTAAAGTTCGATGCCAATGAAGCAGCTTGGATTATCCTACAGGCAGCAGCGACCAACGAACAGCGCTGCCTGATTGGTAACGATGCCAAGATGATTGATGCCATCCAACGTGTATTTCCTTCACATTATAGCCAAGTGCTGAACGACTTCCATCAACTGTCCCGCAAACTAAAACCACGTCGTCATAAGAAGCTGAAGACCGTTAAATAGTATGTTATCAACATTCCCTCTATAATGAGAAATTGATGAATTTATATATAAAAAGCCCAGCTATAGTCGTAGCTGGGCTTTTTGAAAGTTGCCATTATTGATGAAGGATAAGACTGAATTTTGAGACTGGTGATGATATTTTAACTCAATACTTCCAAGCATTAAGGCAGCTTCATATCACCAGCGACCAACCAACCCATACGGCGCATGATATAAGCCACCAACCCTGCAATCACCGCAGGCAATACAAACATCAATAAGATAATCGCTGTCCACAGCTGACCAGTGCTCATAATCTCCTGTGATGCCTCAATCACCCCAAACACACCGACCAAACCAGCGGTACCCATACCCGCGCCTGTCGCGGTACAAGCTAATCCAAAACCAACGGTTGCGATAGGCCCAACGATAGCACTAGCAATGACAGCAGGTAGCAGAACGATAGGTTTTTTGAGCACATTAGGGATTTGCAACATACTAGTACCCAAGCCCTGAGAGATGACACCACTAAAGCCATTGTCCTTAAAACTTGCAACAGCAAAACCAATCATATGCGCGGCACAGCCTACTACTGCTGCCCCGCCCGCCAAGCCACCAAGCCCAATAGCAATACAAATAGCTGCACTTGACGTTGGCAGAGTCAGTAAAATGCCAACTACTACAGCGATGACGATACCCATTAGCAGTGGTTGTAATTCAGTAGCAGCATGAATACCCTGACCGATAGCTGCGACCCCTGCTACGATAGGCGGGTTGAGCAGCGCACAGACTAATAGTGCGACGCCGCACACCACTAAGGGCACCAATAAAATATCAAGCTTCGTCTTCCCAGCGACCCAAGTGCCAGCACGATAAGCAAACACAGAGGTCAGATAAGCACCGATTGGATTACCTGGTAATGCTACAAAAGTTGCGGGCCCACCCACTTGCGGCGTAAAGAGCGTTCCTGCCATTAGTGCTTCAGAATGAGCACCAAGCATACCTGCTACGAGACAGCTAAGCATCACTAGCGTTGGC includes:
- a CDS encoding SDR family NAD(P)-dependent oxidoreductase, encoding MGRELAIHLAKMGCHVALSDINPEQLAATKQLLTNYDINVTMTVLDVSDNTAVEVWADSVMSDHGKVNFIFNNAGVALYSTVEGSSISELEWVMNINFWGVVYGTKAFLPLIKNSVKQSQFGEHGHIINISSLFGLTAQPSQSAYNSSKFAVRGFTESLRQELNIQNCGVSATCIHPGGIKTNIANSARGNESIHDIGMSTGPKAIRSFNKFLKFDANEAAWIILQAAATNEQRCLIGNDAKMIDAIQRVFPSHYSQVLNDFHQLSRKLKPRRHKKLKTVK
- a CDS encoding PTS transporter subunit IIC; this encodes MTVSNSVTPQAGIIKAFFQKYFIDAFTGMALGLFVTLIAGLIISQIGGWLDLPALVAVGKLASILMGAGIGVGIAYYLKAPTLVMLSCLVAGMLGAHSEALMAGTLFTPQVGGPATFVALPGNPIGAYLTSVFAYRAGTWVAGKTKLDILLVPLVVCGVALLVCALLNPPIVAGVAAIGQGIHAATELQPLLMGIVIAVVVGILLTLPTSSAAICIAIGLGGLAGGAAVVGCAAHMIGFAVASFKDNGFSGVISQGLGTSMLQIPNVLKKPIVLLPAVIASAIVGPIATVGFGLACTATGAGMGTAGLVGVFGVIEASQEIMSTGQLWTAIILLMFVLPAVIAGLVAYIMRRMGWLVAGDMKLP